The Nicotiana tomentosiformis unplaced genomic scaffold, ASM39032v3 Un00003, whole genome shotgun sequence nucleotide sequence CAAGTTCGGAATATTCACTcgaacattaagcctacgggctactcctatATCATATTCGAAATACTCAATCGACCGTTGAGCCTACGGACTGCCAAGTTCGAACAAAGACCCAACCAAATTTGAAATATTGGAAAAGCTACGAGTTTACGTTAATATTCGAATCATCGTCAACTCTACAAACAAAATCAACCTTGTCATATATATACAGAATTACCTACGTAATTAATTTACAGGTAATGAGAATTAGACTCTAAGCTTCTGGGTCGAGGTCTTCCCCACCCTCGgacccgcttttgctaccatcatcgttatcatcgtcatcatcatcggaagccaaggcttcaactTCCGCTTCAAGCTCCTTTGCCTTTCTTACCTCTTCAGTAAGATCGAAAccgcgagcatgaatctcctcgagggtctccctccgagatctacacttaacaagttcggcaacccaatgatcTCGAGCATCTGCAATCTTtgccgcttcccgggcctccaccTGAGCGGCCTCAGCATCAGCTCGGTATACAGCGATAGACTTATCCGCCaaaactttcgacgactcaacctccgccttagcctcagcaagtcgcATCTCAAGCTCATCGATTTTCTTAGTCTGAGCCAACACCTTTTGCTTGACGTTTCGAAGCTGAACGTCGGCTGATAGTAATTTTGCTAAGATGGTTTCTTTCTCTGCTGCCAGGCGgtcaatagtctccttccactggttgcattcggcccggatttgatcgacctcctctcgaagtagcccgatcttctcgatcttttgctgcaactgagacaacggatggttaacttccacagtcgagtcgaacccatactttaacagaacaaggctcacctgctgatcgagctcgaccctttcttcacggactttagccaaatccgcttgaaggtCCTTGATAGCCTCCTCCTTCTTGCTACAAAGAAGCCGAAGGTCGTCCCTCTCACCTAGGACCTTCCGGAGTTCGGcatcacactggctaagatcaacTCGAAAC carries:
- the LOC138903792 gene encoding uncharacterized protein; this translates as MSSIDEDKDRGWMGRYVRVRTRDLIPEEKMSFPEIWNFDRVTRDAVLRPLGVDEGNKPPVPEQGKGKKQKASSRPEDPKPKTRTTRRNIIALSIDSVHRLREEEEEEDSSSALVVRPAKAVEVVRAAELTAAVPIGVGSEDLDLDRSTPSDLLGVMAMGHSPSLPSFSEEALKEARELKAPKIGAGSGTADPFKDCFTSVDDSSYIGDASLLLDEAQRFITRPIGRFRVDLSQCDAELRKVLGERDDLRLLCSKKEEAIKDLQADLAKVREERVELDQQIGLLREEVDQIRAECNQWKETIDRLAAEKETILAKLLSADVQLRNVKQKVLAQTKKIDELEMRLAEAKAEVESSKVLADKSIAVYRADAEAAQVEAREAAKIADARDHWVAELVKCRSRRETLEEIHARGFDLTEEVRKAKELEAEVEALASDDDDDDNDDGSKSGSEGGEDLDPEA